A DNA window from Brassica napus cultivar Da-Ae chromosome C1, Da-Ae, whole genome shotgun sequence contains the following coding sequences:
- the BNAC01G04070D gene encoding uncharacterized protein BNAC01G04070D isoform X2 has protein sequence MAMLTEIATLEEKCFLDQINLLNSGYIELCKKHGTVPNTSILSAFFEAEDKKSRNQRCTMNILVDRVMYDDFHPILELCNEINASEVEGIDLSVRSSCSLEDQYVLSLIRSVNQKLRLVDVHDCFGTTFWRDVFSQGLSCEVLNVRSLHFRKLNIAGEFAQLHTLILDSNRVTGFGESCFSAMPNLSFLSMCDTVVSDLWTASAALLKLPSLEVLRFQIWICCSESSTTQLKPQSSTDENMFDESNSRIEADFSGVFEQMDPDLTVEETLSMDDLNAEVFMREKVRKGKMPDQTNDLGDVGLKYISTKASPICSKKHYRIFMINSLPKLKVLDNLAIRRSDRDRATETYSENFEHLPYKRKSKESVVRVLEKRETRSSKWKSQSSYTRSLCAARMGSSAWPLLHSIPSFSRVQDEGRSLSPRQFEYHPLDPSLMVYGTLDGEVVVLNHESGKILRYIPSHGAQSSILGLCWLRTYPSMVIAGSANGSLKLYDIQKASSTLNATTHTASGSDTFDDFDQLTSVHVNSTDKLFLASGYSKDVALYDIGSGTRLQVFANMHQEHINVVKFSNHSPSIFATSSFDKDVKLWDLRQDPSQPCYTASSNKGNVMVCFSPDDRYLLTSAVDNEVRQLLTVDGRLHLNFDIVPTGSSMNYTRSYYMNGNDYIISGSCDESMVRVCCAQTGRRLRDVSLEWNGSEFSMMFVQSLRGDPFRDFNMSVLATYTRPSSVSEIVKVNMLAPRDHIEEQSCGLHCYPSNSMGG, from the exons GATTCTTGAGTTATGCAATGAGATCAACGCATCTGAGGTAGAAGGAATAGATCTCTCTGTGAGATCATCTTGTTCTTTGGAAGATCAGTACGTATTGTCATTGATACGTTCCGTCAATCAAAAGCTTCGTCTTGTTGATGTACATGATTGTTTTGGGACAACCTTCTGGCG ggACGTCTTCTCTCAAGGCTTGAGCTGCGAAGTTTTGAACGTGAGGTCTTTGCATTTCCGCAAGCTTAACATCGCTGGAGAGTTCGCGCAGCTGCACACTCTTATACTCGATTCCAACCGTGTGACTGGTTTTGGTGAAAGCTGTTTTTCTGCGATGCCTAACTTGAGTTTTCTTTCGATGTGCGACACTGTTGTCTCTGATCTTTGGACAGCAAGCGCTGCTCTCTTGAAGCTTCCTTCTCTTGAGGTGCTCCGGTTCCAAATTTGGATTTGTTGCAGCGAATCTTCTACCACCCAACTTAAACCGCAGTCATCAACTGATGAAAACATGTTTGATGAATCAAACTCTCGCATTGAAGCAGACTTTTCAGGCGTTTTCGAACAGATGGATCCTGATTTAACTGTTGAAGAGACTCTTAGCATGGATGATTTGAATGCAGAAGTATTCATGAGGGAAAAG GTTAGGAAAGGGAAGATGCCAGACCAAACCAACGACCTTGGGGATGTTGGGTTGAAGTATATATCAACTAAAGCATCACCTATATGTTCCAAAAAGCATTACAGGATCTTCATGATAAACTCTCTGCCGAAACTAAAAGTGTTGGACAACTTGGCTATCAGAAGGAGCGACAGAGACAGGGCCACCGAAACATATTCCGAGAACTTTGAGCACTTACCGTACAAGAGAAAGAGCAAGGAAAGTGTGGTTAGAGTCCTCGAGAAGCGCGAGACGAGATCAAGCAAATGGAAGTCTCAGAGTTCCTATACGAGGTCTCTCTGTGCGGCTAGGATGGGATCGTCTGCGTGGCCTCTCTTGCATTCGATTCCTTCTTTTAGTAGGGTTCAAGATGAAGGAAGGAGTTTGAGTCCAAGGCAGTTTGAATACCATCCCCTGGATCCTAGCCTCATGGTGTATGGGACTTTGGATGGAGAAGTGGTTGTTCTCAATCATGAAAGCGGGAAGATACTACGTTACATCCCTTCTCATGGAGCTCAGAGTAGTATCTTGGGACTTTGTTGGCTCAGGACGTATCCATCCATG gttATAGCTGGCTCAGCCAACGGCTCACTGAAGCTGTACGACATCCAGAAAGCGTCATCCACACTTAATGCCACCACTCACACCGCTTCTGGCTCTGATACTTTTGATGATTTTGACCAATTAACCTCAGTTCATGTTAATTCCACGGACAAACTGTTTCTCGCTAGTGGATACTCAAAGGACGTGGCGTTGTACGACATTGGCAGCGGAACACGCCTCCAGGTTTTCGCTAACATGCATCAGGAGCACATCAACGTGGTGAAGTTCTCGAACCATTCCCCTTCAATTTTCGCGACTTCTTCTTTTGACAAAGATGTTAAGCTGTGGGATTTGAGACAAGACCCATCCCAACCTTGCTACACGGCTTCTAGTAATAAAGGAAACGTCATGGTTTGCTTTTCTCCGGATGATCGTTACCTTCTAACATCAGCCGTGGACAACGAG GTGAGGCAGCTTTTGACGGTTGATGGAAGGCTTCATCTGAATTTTGACATAGTCCCAACGGGAAGCTCCATGAACTATACTCGATCGTATTACATGAATGGTAATGACTACATCATAAGTGGAAGCTGCGATGAGAGCATGGTCCGTGTCTGTTGTGCTCAAACGGGAAGACGCCTCAGGGATGTATCTCTAGAG TGGAACGGCTCAGAATTCTCCATGATGTTTGTTCAGTCTCTACGCGGTGATCCCTTCAGG GATTTTAACATGAGTGTTTTGGCTACGTACACGCGACCTAGCTCAGTGTCTGAAATAGTCAAG GTGAATATGCTAGCACCAAGAGATCATATAGAAGAACAATCTTGTGGTCTTCATTGTTACCCCTCAAATAGCATGGGAGGCTAa
- the BNAC01G04070D gene encoding uncharacterized protein BNAC01G04070D isoform X1: MAMLTEIATLEEKCFLDQINLLNSGYIELCKKHGTVPNTSILSAFFEAEDKKSRNQRCTMNILVDRVMYDDFHPILELCNEINASEVEGIDLSVRSSCSLEDQYVLSLIRSVNQKLRLVDVHDCFGTTFWRDVFSQGLSCEVLNVRSLHFRKLNIAGEFAQLHTLILDSNRVTGFGESCFSAMPNLSFLSMCDTVVSDLWTASAALLKLPSLEVLRFQIWICCSESSTTQLKPQSSTDENMFDESNSRIEADFSGVFEQMDPDLTVEETLSMDDLNAEVFMREKVRKGKMPDQTNDLGDVGLKYISTKASPICSKKHYRIFMINSLPKLKVLDNLAIRRSDRDRATETYSENFEHLPYKRKSKESVVRVLEKRETRSSKWKSQSSYTRSLCAARMGSSAWPLLHSIPSFSRVQDEGRSLSPRQFEYHPLDPSLMVYGTLDGEVVVLNHESGKILRYIPSHGAQSSILGLCWLRTYPSMVIAGSANGSLKLYDIQKASSTLNATTHTASGSDTFDDFDQLTSVHVNSTDKLFLASGYSKDVALYDIGSGTRLQVFANMHQEHINVVKFSNHSPSIFATSSFDKDVKLWDLRQDPSQPCYTASSNKGNVMVCFSPDDRYLLTSAVDNEVRQLLTVDGRLHLNFDIVPTGSSMNYTRSYYMNGNDYIISGSCDESMVRVCCAQTGRRLRDVSLEFGLQWNGSEFSMMFVQSLRGDPFRDFNMSVLATYTRPSSVSEIVKVNMLAPRDHIEEQSCGLHCYPSNSMGG, from the exons GATTCTTGAGTTATGCAATGAGATCAACGCATCTGAGGTAGAAGGAATAGATCTCTCTGTGAGATCATCTTGTTCTTTGGAAGATCAGTACGTATTGTCATTGATACGTTCCGTCAATCAAAAGCTTCGTCTTGTTGATGTACATGATTGTTTTGGGACAACCTTCTGGCG ggACGTCTTCTCTCAAGGCTTGAGCTGCGAAGTTTTGAACGTGAGGTCTTTGCATTTCCGCAAGCTTAACATCGCTGGAGAGTTCGCGCAGCTGCACACTCTTATACTCGATTCCAACCGTGTGACTGGTTTTGGTGAAAGCTGTTTTTCTGCGATGCCTAACTTGAGTTTTCTTTCGATGTGCGACACTGTTGTCTCTGATCTTTGGACAGCAAGCGCTGCTCTCTTGAAGCTTCCTTCTCTTGAGGTGCTCCGGTTCCAAATTTGGATTTGTTGCAGCGAATCTTCTACCACCCAACTTAAACCGCAGTCATCAACTGATGAAAACATGTTTGATGAATCAAACTCTCGCATTGAAGCAGACTTTTCAGGCGTTTTCGAACAGATGGATCCTGATTTAACTGTTGAAGAGACTCTTAGCATGGATGATTTGAATGCAGAAGTATTCATGAGGGAAAAG GTTAGGAAAGGGAAGATGCCAGACCAAACCAACGACCTTGGGGATGTTGGGTTGAAGTATATATCAACTAAAGCATCACCTATATGTTCCAAAAAGCATTACAGGATCTTCATGATAAACTCTCTGCCGAAACTAAAAGTGTTGGACAACTTGGCTATCAGAAGGAGCGACAGAGACAGGGCCACCGAAACATATTCCGAGAACTTTGAGCACTTACCGTACAAGAGAAAGAGCAAGGAAAGTGTGGTTAGAGTCCTCGAGAAGCGCGAGACGAGATCAAGCAAATGGAAGTCTCAGAGTTCCTATACGAGGTCTCTCTGTGCGGCTAGGATGGGATCGTCTGCGTGGCCTCTCTTGCATTCGATTCCTTCTTTTAGTAGGGTTCAAGATGAAGGAAGGAGTTTGAGTCCAAGGCAGTTTGAATACCATCCCCTGGATCCTAGCCTCATGGTGTATGGGACTTTGGATGGAGAAGTGGTTGTTCTCAATCATGAAAGCGGGAAGATACTACGTTACATCCCTTCTCATGGAGCTCAGAGTAGTATCTTGGGACTTTGTTGGCTCAGGACGTATCCATCCATG gttATAGCTGGCTCAGCCAACGGCTCACTGAAGCTGTACGACATCCAGAAAGCGTCATCCACACTTAATGCCACCACTCACACCGCTTCTGGCTCTGATACTTTTGATGATTTTGACCAATTAACCTCAGTTCATGTTAATTCCACGGACAAACTGTTTCTCGCTAGTGGATACTCAAAGGACGTGGCGTTGTACGACATTGGCAGCGGAACACGCCTCCAGGTTTTCGCTAACATGCATCAGGAGCACATCAACGTGGTGAAGTTCTCGAACCATTCCCCTTCAATTTTCGCGACTTCTTCTTTTGACAAAGATGTTAAGCTGTGGGATTTGAGACAAGACCCATCCCAACCTTGCTACACGGCTTCTAGTAATAAAGGAAACGTCATGGTTTGCTTTTCTCCGGATGATCGTTACCTTCTAACATCAGCCGTGGACAACGAG GTGAGGCAGCTTTTGACGGTTGATGGAAGGCTTCATCTGAATTTTGACATAGTCCCAACGGGAAGCTCCATGAACTATACTCGATCGTATTACATGAATGGTAATGACTACATCATAAGTGGAAGCTGCGATGAGAGCATGGTCCGTGTCTGTTGTGCTCAAACGGGAAGACGCCTCAGGGATGTATCTCTAGAG TTTGGCTTGCAGTGGAACGGCTCAGAATTCTCCATGATGTTTGTTCAGTCTCTACGCGGTGATCCCTTCAGG GATTTTAACATGAGTGTTTTGGCTACGTACACGCGACCTAGCTCAGTGTCTGAAATAGTCAAG GTGAATATGCTAGCACCAAGAGATCATATAGAAGAACAATCTTGTGGTCTTCATTGTTACCCCTCAAATAGCATGGGAGGCTAa
- the BNAC01G04070D gene encoding uncharacterized protein BNAC01G04070D isoform X3, which produces MAMLTEIATLEEKYIELCKKHGTVPNTSILSAFFEAEDKKSRNQRCTMNILVDRVMYDDFHPILELCNEINASEVEGIDLSVRSSCSLEDQYVLSLIRSVNQKLRLVDVHDCFGTTFWRDVFSQGLSCEVLNVRSLHFRKLNIAGEFAQLHTLILDSNRVTGFGESCFSAMPNLSFLSMCDTVVSDLWTASAALLKLPSLEVLRFQIWICCSESSTTQLKPQSSTDENMFDESNSRIEADFSGVFEQMDPDLTVEETLSMDDLNAEVFMREKVRKGKMPDQTNDLGDVGLKYISTKASPICSKKHYRIFMINSLPKLKVLDNLAIRRSDRDRATETYSENFEHLPYKRKSKESVVRVLEKRETRSSKWKSQSSYTRSLCAARMGSSAWPLLHSIPSFSRVQDEGRSLSPRQFEYHPLDPSLMVYGTLDGEVVVLNHESGKILRYIPSHGAQSSILGLCWLRTYPSMVIAGSANGSLKLYDIQKASSTLNATTHTASGSDTFDDFDQLTSVHVNSTDKLFLASGYSKDVALYDIGSGTRLQVFANMHQEHINVVKFSNHSPSIFATSSFDKDVKLWDLRQDPSQPCYTASSNKGNVMVCFSPDDRYLLTSAVDNEVRQLLTVDGRLHLNFDIVPTGSSMNYTRSYYMNGNDYIISGSCDESMVRVCCAQTGRRLRDVSLEFGLQWNGSEFSMMFVQSLRGDPFRDFNMSVLATYTRPSSVSEIVKVNMLAPRDHIEEQSCGLHCYPSNSMGG; this is translated from the exons GATTCTTGAGTTATGCAATGAGATCAACGCATCTGAGGTAGAAGGAATAGATCTCTCTGTGAGATCATCTTGTTCTTTGGAAGATCAGTACGTATTGTCATTGATACGTTCCGTCAATCAAAAGCTTCGTCTTGTTGATGTACATGATTGTTTTGGGACAACCTTCTGGCG ggACGTCTTCTCTCAAGGCTTGAGCTGCGAAGTTTTGAACGTGAGGTCTTTGCATTTCCGCAAGCTTAACATCGCTGGAGAGTTCGCGCAGCTGCACACTCTTATACTCGATTCCAACCGTGTGACTGGTTTTGGTGAAAGCTGTTTTTCTGCGATGCCTAACTTGAGTTTTCTTTCGATGTGCGACACTGTTGTCTCTGATCTTTGGACAGCAAGCGCTGCTCTCTTGAAGCTTCCTTCTCTTGAGGTGCTCCGGTTCCAAATTTGGATTTGTTGCAGCGAATCTTCTACCACCCAACTTAAACCGCAGTCATCAACTGATGAAAACATGTTTGATGAATCAAACTCTCGCATTGAAGCAGACTTTTCAGGCGTTTTCGAACAGATGGATCCTGATTTAACTGTTGAAGAGACTCTTAGCATGGATGATTTGAATGCAGAAGTATTCATGAGGGAAAAG GTTAGGAAAGGGAAGATGCCAGACCAAACCAACGACCTTGGGGATGTTGGGTTGAAGTATATATCAACTAAAGCATCACCTATATGTTCCAAAAAGCATTACAGGATCTTCATGATAAACTCTCTGCCGAAACTAAAAGTGTTGGACAACTTGGCTATCAGAAGGAGCGACAGAGACAGGGCCACCGAAACATATTCCGAGAACTTTGAGCACTTACCGTACAAGAGAAAGAGCAAGGAAAGTGTGGTTAGAGTCCTCGAGAAGCGCGAGACGAGATCAAGCAAATGGAAGTCTCAGAGTTCCTATACGAGGTCTCTCTGTGCGGCTAGGATGGGATCGTCTGCGTGGCCTCTCTTGCATTCGATTCCTTCTTTTAGTAGGGTTCAAGATGAAGGAAGGAGTTTGAGTCCAAGGCAGTTTGAATACCATCCCCTGGATCCTAGCCTCATGGTGTATGGGACTTTGGATGGAGAAGTGGTTGTTCTCAATCATGAAAGCGGGAAGATACTACGTTACATCCCTTCTCATGGAGCTCAGAGTAGTATCTTGGGACTTTGTTGGCTCAGGACGTATCCATCCATG gttATAGCTGGCTCAGCCAACGGCTCACTGAAGCTGTACGACATCCAGAAAGCGTCATCCACACTTAATGCCACCACTCACACCGCTTCTGGCTCTGATACTTTTGATGATTTTGACCAATTAACCTCAGTTCATGTTAATTCCACGGACAAACTGTTTCTCGCTAGTGGATACTCAAAGGACGTGGCGTTGTACGACATTGGCAGCGGAACACGCCTCCAGGTTTTCGCTAACATGCATCAGGAGCACATCAACGTGGTGAAGTTCTCGAACCATTCCCCTTCAATTTTCGCGACTTCTTCTTTTGACAAAGATGTTAAGCTGTGGGATTTGAGACAAGACCCATCCCAACCTTGCTACACGGCTTCTAGTAATAAAGGAAACGTCATGGTTTGCTTTTCTCCGGATGATCGTTACCTTCTAACATCAGCCGTGGACAACGAG GTGAGGCAGCTTTTGACGGTTGATGGAAGGCTTCATCTGAATTTTGACATAGTCCCAACGGGAAGCTCCATGAACTATACTCGATCGTATTACATGAATGGTAATGACTACATCATAAGTGGAAGCTGCGATGAGAGCATGGTCCGTGTCTGTTGTGCTCAAACGGGAAGACGCCTCAGGGATGTATCTCTAGAG TTTGGCTTGCAGTGGAACGGCTCAGAATTCTCCATGATGTTTGTTCAGTCTCTACGCGGTGATCCCTTCAGG GATTTTAACATGAGTGTTTTGGCTACGTACACGCGACCTAGCTCAGTGTCTGAAATAGTCAAG GTGAATATGCTAGCACCAAGAGATCATATAGAAGAACAATCTTGTGGTCTTCATTGTTACCCCTCAAATAGCATGGGAGGCTAa
- the BNAC01G04070D gene encoding uncharacterized protein BNAC01G04070D isoform X4, with the protein MAMLTEIATLEEKYIELCKKHGTVPNTSILSAFFEAEDKKSRNQRCTMNILVDRVMYDDFHPILELCNEINASEVEGIDLSVRSSCSLEDQYVLSLIRSVNQKLRLVDVHDCFGTTFWRDVFSQGLSCEVLNVRSLHFRKLNIAGEFAQLHTLILDSNRVTGFGESCFSAMPNLSFLSMCDTVVSDLWTASAALLKLPSLEVLRFQIWICCSESSTTQLKPQSSTDENMFDESNSRIEADFSGVFEQMDPDLTVEETLSMDDLNAEVFMREKVRKGKMPDQTNDLGDVGLKYISTKASPICSKKHYRIFMINSLPKLKVLDNLAIRRSDRDRATETYSENFEHLPYKRKSKESVVRVLEKRETRSSKWKSQSSYTRSLCAARMGSSAWPLLHSIPSFSRVQDEGRSLSPRQFEYHPLDPSLMVYGTLDGEVVVLNHESGKILRYIPSHGAQSSILGLCWLRTYPSMVIAGSANGSLKLYDIQKASSTLNATTHTASGSDTFDDFDQLTSVHVNSTDKLFLASGYSKDVALYDIGSGTRLQVFANMHQEHINVVKFSNHSPSIFATSSFDKDVKLWDLRQDPSQPCYTASSNKGNVMVCFSPDDRYLLTSAVDNEVRQLLTVDGRLHLNFDIVPTGSSMNYTRSYYMNGNDYIISGSCDESMVRVCCAQTGRRLRDVSLEWNGSEFSMMFVQSLRGDPFRDFNMSVLATYTRPSSVSEIVKVNMLAPRDHIEEQSCGLHCYPSNSMGG; encoded by the exons GATTCTTGAGTTATGCAATGAGATCAACGCATCTGAGGTAGAAGGAATAGATCTCTCTGTGAGATCATCTTGTTCTTTGGAAGATCAGTACGTATTGTCATTGATACGTTCCGTCAATCAAAAGCTTCGTCTTGTTGATGTACATGATTGTTTTGGGACAACCTTCTGGCG ggACGTCTTCTCTCAAGGCTTGAGCTGCGAAGTTTTGAACGTGAGGTCTTTGCATTTCCGCAAGCTTAACATCGCTGGAGAGTTCGCGCAGCTGCACACTCTTATACTCGATTCCAACCGTGTGACTGGTTTTGGTGAAAGCTGTTTTTCTGCGATGCCTAACTTGAGTTTTCTTTCGATGTGCGACACTGTTGTCTCTGATCTTTGGACAGCAAGCGCTGCTCTCTTGAAGCTTCCTTCTCTTGAGGTGCTCCGGTTCCAAATTTGGATTTGTTGCAGCGAATCTTCTACCACCCAACTTAAACCGCAGTCATCAACTGATGAAAACATGTTTGATGAATCAAACTCTCGCATTGAAGCAGACTTTTCAGGCGTTTTCGAACAGATGGATCCTGATTTAACTGTTGAAGAGACTCTTAGCATGGATGATTTGAATGCAGAAGTATTCATGAGGGAAAAG GTTAGGAAAGGGAAGATGCCAGACCAAACCAACGACCTTGGGGATGTTGGGTTGAAGTATATATCAACTAAAGCATCACCTATATGTTCCAAAAAGCATTACAGGATCTTCATGATAAACTCTCTGCCGAAACTAAAAGTGTTGGACAACTTGGCTATCAGAAGGAGCGACAGAGACAGGGCCACCGAAACATATTCCGAGAACTTTGAGCACTTACCGTACAAGAGAAAGAGCAAGGAAAGTGTGGTTAGAGTCCTCGAGAAGCGCGAGACGAGATCAAGCAAATGGAAGTCTCAGAGTTCCTATACGAGGTCTCTCTGTGCGGCTAGGATGGGATCGTCTGCGTGGCCTCTCTTGCATTCGATTCCTTCTTTTAGTAGGGTTCAAGATGAAGGAAGGAGTTTGAGTCCAAGGCAGTTTGAATACCATCCCCTGGATCCTAGCCTCATGGTGTATGGGACTTTGGATGGAGAAGTGGTTGTTCTCAATCATGAAAGCGGGAAGATACTACGTTACATCCCTTCTCATGGAGCTCAGAGTAGTATCTTGGGACTTTGTTGGCTCAGGACGTATCCATCCATG gttATAGCTGGCTCAGCCAACGGCTCACTGAAGCTGTACGACATCCAGAAAGCGTCATCCACACTTAATGCCACCACTCACACCGCTTCTGGCTCTGATACTTTTGATGATTTTGACCAATTAACCTCAGTTCATGTTAATTCCACGGACAAACTGTTTCTCGCTAGTGGATACTCAAAGGACGTGGCGTTGTACGACATTGGCAGCGGAACACGCCTCCAGGTTTTCGCTAACATGCATCAGGAGCACATCAACGTGGTGAAGTTCTCGAACCATTCCCCTTCAATTTTCGCGACTTCTTCTTTTGACAAAGATGTTAAGCTGTGGGATTTGAGACAAGACCCATCCCAACCTTGCTACACGGCTTCTAGTAATAAAGGAAACGTCATGGTTTGCTTTTCTCCGGATGATCGTTACCTTCTAACATCAGCCGTGGACAACGAG GTGAGGCAGCTTTTGACGGTTGATGGAAGGCTTCATCTGAATTTTGACATAGTCCCAACGGGAAGCTCCATGAACTATACTCGATCGTATTACATGAATGGTAATGACTACATCATAAGTGGAAGCTGCGATGAGAGCATGGTCCGTGTCTGTTGTGCTCAAACGGGAAGACGCCTCAGGGATGTATCTCTAGAG TGGAACGGCTCAGAATTCTCCATGATGTTTGTTCAGTCTCTACGCGGTGATCCCTTCAGG GATTTTAACATGAGTGTTTTGGCTACGTACACGCGACCTAGCTCAGTGTCTGAAATAGTCAAG GTGAATATGCTAGCACCAAGAGATCATATAGAAGAACAATCTTGTGGTCTTCATTGTTACCCCTCAAATAGCATGGGAGGCTAa